One genomic region from Streptomyces sp. Li-HN-5-11 encodes:
- a CDS encoding XdhC/CoxI family protein: protein MLNIADTLYRWCREARPFALATVVDVSGSAPLPPGTALAVAADGEAAGSISGGCVEGAVYDLCRQVLDSGEPPVRASFGYSDDDAFAVGLTCGGELEVLVQRIDPADQAHLTSALDAATGGRPVAVAHVVYGPVHLLGRTLSVLGDGNAYDGTLGSEEGDRTVAAQARALLRAGRTARVEIGGDADTCPEKLSLLVHAQAPPPRMLIFGAVDFAAALSQAGHFLGYHVTVCDARPVFATPARFPHAHEVVVAWPHDYLAAAEVDSRTVVCVLTHDAKFDIPLLRLALDLPVGYIGAMGSRRTHEHRQELLLEAGVTDLQLARLHSPIGLDLGAHTPEETAVAITAEIIAHTRRGTGLPLSRVTGPIHRRVRVTPPPAVRAAA from the coding sequence ATGCTGAACATCGCGGACACGCTGTACCGCTGGTGCCGCGAGGCCCGCCCCTTCGCGCTCGCCACCGTCGTCGACGTCAGCGGCAGCGCACCCTTGCCACCGGGCACCGCGCTGGCCGTGGCGGCCGACGGCGAGGCGGCCGGCAGCATCTCCGGAGGATGCGTGGAGGGCGCCGTCTACGACCTGTGCCGGCAGGTCCTGGACTCCGGTGAGCCTCCGGTACGGGCCTCGTTCGGCTACTCCGACGACGACGCCTTCGCCGTGGGCCTGACCTGCGGCGGCGAACTGGAAGTCCTGGTACAGCGGATCGACCCCGCCGACCAGGCCCACCTCACCTCGGCTCTCGACGCGGCGACGGGTGGACGGCCCGTCGCTGTGGCGCACGTCGTGTACGGCCCCGTACACCTGCTCGGCCGTACCCTGTCCGTCCTCGGGGACGGCAACGCCTACGACGGAACCCTGGGCAGCGAGGAGGGGGACCGGACGGTGGCGGCACAGGCCCGCGCACTGCTCCGGGCAGGACGGACCGCCCGCGTCGAGATCGGCGGCGACGCCGACACCTGCCCGGAGAAACTGTCCCTCCTGGTCCACGCCCAGGCACCACCACCGCGCATGCTGATCTTCGGCGCCGTCGACTTCGCCGCCGCCCTCAGCCAGGCCGGCCACTTCCTCGGCTACCACGTCACCGTCTGCGACGCCCGCCCCGTCTTCGCCACCCCTGCCCGCTTCCCGCACGCCCATGAGGTCGTCGTCGCATGGCCGCACGACTACCTGGCGGCAGCCGAGGTCGACTCGCGCACCGTGGTCTGTGTGCTCACCCACGACGCCAAGTTCGACATACCCCTGCTGCGCCTGGCCCTCGACCTCCCGGTCGGTTACATCGGCGCGATGGGCTCCCGCCGCACCCATGAACACCGCCAGGAACTCCTGCTGGAGGCCGGCGTCACAGACCTCCAGCTCGCGCGCCTGCACTCACCGATCGGGCTCGACCTCGGCGCCCACACCCCTGAAGAGACGGCCGTCGCCATCACCGCGGAGATCATCGCCCACACTCGTCGCGGCACCGGCCTGCCCCTGTCCCGTGTCACCGGCCCCATCCACCGCCGCGTCCGGGTCACCCCGCCACCGGCGGTCCGCGCGGCTGCGTGA
- a CDS encoding glycoside hydrolase family 2 TIM barrel-domain containing protein, which translates to MIRIPFNDAWRVGPLVSVHEAIVVADAGAAEVTLPHDAMLGEGRSAENSGGPQTAYFRDGKWTYEKRFDVPAEWATKRVTFEFEGVYRDAVVYINGAFAGQWAGGYSRFHISASSFLKYGEVNTIRVDAQAHQDSRWYSGGGIHRPVSLLVGDLVHVTPTGLRVTTPDIDAELATVVASAEIVNEDVSTRVVEVHLEIQDATGEVVASDRAQVTLLAGDRITTHQRAYVRRPSLWSVDTPHLYQASVRLRDDNGRLDEAAAHFGVRTVTVDPFRGLRLNGETVKLRGGAIHHDNGILGAAEFADAAERRVRMLKAAGFNAVRSAHNPMSVALLDACDRLGMLVMDELFDVWTVPKSGDDYSRKFPQWWERDVDSIVAKDFNHPSVIMYSIGNEIIEAGTPHGTRWGRRIADRVRAQDPTRLVTHALQGMYIARDKIPELKAELQLGTTPRGLNDYLGQAMHLLDALMASPVVGERLAEPASVLDVVGLNYGESRYVLDKEAFPNRVVVGSETFPTKIDRLWQLVTENSHVIGDFTWTAWDFLGEVGTGRHVYPEDQQIHRAPYPWLTAECGDIDITGQRQPISYYREIVYGLTHTPYAAVRRPREDGYVIQPKAWTWTDVSPSWTFDVPPGSPLHVEAYAAAEEVEFRLNGTTVATVPVGTERGFVAEADVPYEPGVLEVIAYRDGAEVGRSALHSAGEPARLSLETDRSELHADPQRLAHIDVRLVDANGVINPNRDAEITIEVEGPAVLQGFGSAAPSTEESYLGNSSTSFRGRALAIIRATGEAGRITVTARAHGLPDSSLEIEAVQARNG; encoded by the coding sequence ATGATCCGCATTCCGTTCAACGACGCCTGGCGCGTCGGCCCTCTGGTGTCCGTTCACGAGGCCATCGTGGTCGCCGACGCCGGCGCGGCGGAGGTCACGCTGCCGCATGACGCGATGCTGGGGGAAGGGCGGTCCGCTGAGAACTCCGGCGGGCCGCAGACGGCCTACTTCCGCGATGGAAAGTGGACCTACGAGAAGCGGTTCGACGTTCCGGCGGAATGGGCAACGAAGCGGGTCACGTTCGAGTTCGAGGGTGTCTACCGCGATGCGGTGGTCTACATCAACGGTGCGTTCGCCGGTCAGTGGGCAGGTGGGTACTCCCGCTTCCACATCAGCGCGAGCTCCTTCCTGAAGTACGGCGAGGTCAACACGATCCGGGTGGACGCGCAGGCGCACCAGGACTCCCGCTGGTACTCGGGCGGCGGCATCCACCGTCCGGTAAGCCTCCTCGTCGGTGACCTCGTCCACGTCACGCCGACCGGTCTGCGCGTGACCACACCGGACATCGACGCCGAACTCGCCACGGTGGTGGCGTCGGCCGAGATCGTCAACGAGGACGTCTCCACGCGCGTGGTGGAGGTGCATCTCGAGATCCAGGACGCCACGGGCGAGGTCGTGGCGTCGGACCGGGCCCAAGTCACGCTCCTGGCGGGCGACAGGATCACCACCCACCAGCGGGCCTACGTCCGCCGGCCGTCGCTGTGGAGCGTCGACACACCGCACCTCTATCAGGCGTCCGTGCGCCTCCGGGACGACAACGGCCGGCTCGACGAGGCGGCCGCGCACTTCGGTGTCCGTACCGTCACGGTCGACCCGTTCCGCGGACTGCGGCTCAATGGCGAGACCGTCAAACTCCGCGGCGGTGCGATCCACCATGACAACGGAATCCTGGGCGCCGCGGAGTTCGCCGACGCCGCCGAGCGCCGGGTGCGGATGCTCAAGGCCGCGGGCTTCAACGCCGTACGCTCCGCGCACAACCCGATGAGCGTCGCCCTGCTCGATGCCTGCGACCGGCTCGGCATGCTCGTCATGGACGAGCTGTTCGACGTCTGGACGGTCCCGAAGTCCGGTGACGACTACTCGCGGAAGTTCCCGCAGTGGTGGGAGCGCGACGTCGACTCGATCGTGGCGAAGGACTTCAACCATCCCAGCGTGATCATGTACTCGATCGGCAACGAGATCATCGAGGCCGGAACGCCGCACGGGACCCGGTGGGGACGCCGCATCGCCGACCGGGTACGCGCCCAGGACCCCACCCGCCTGGTCACCCACGCGCTCCAGGGCATGTACATCGCCCGTGACAAGATCCCCGAGCTGAAGGCCGAGCTGCAGCTGGGCACCACTCCCCGCGGGCTGAACGACTACCTCGGTCAGGCGATGCATCTGCTCGACGCCCTCATGGCCTCGCCGGTCGTCGGCGAGCGGCTCGCCGAGCCCGCCTCCGTCCTCGACGTCGTGGGTCTGAACTACGGCGAGAGCCGGTACGTGCTGGACAAGGAGGCGTTTCCCAACCGGGTGGTCGTCGGCTCGGAGACATTCCCGACGAAGATCGACCGGCTCTGGCAGCTCGTCACCGAGAACTCCCACGTCATCGGCGACTTCACCTGGACCGCGTGGGACTTCCTCGGCGAGGTCGGAACCGGCCGGCACGTGTACCCGGAGGACCAGCAGATTCACCGCGCCCCCTACCCGTGGCTCACCGCGGAGTGCGGGGACATCGACATCACCGGACAGCGGCAGCCGATCTCGTACTACCGCGAGATCGTCTACGGACTCACGCACACGCCCTACGCGGCGGTGCGACGCCCGCGCGAGGACGGATACGTCATCCAGCCCAAGGCCTGGACCTGGACCGACGTCTCGCCCAGCTGGACGTTCGACGTGCCCCCCGGCTCACCGCTGCACGTCGAGGCGTACGCCGCGGCCGAGGAGGTCGAGTTCCGGCTCAATGGCACCACCGTCGCGACCGTGCCCGTCGGTACCGAGCGCGGCTTCGTCGCCGAGGCCGACGTGCCCTACGAGCCGGGCGTCCTGGAAGTCATCGCCTACCGCGACGGAGCGGAGGTGGGGCGCTCGGCACTGCACAGCGCCGGCGAACCCGCACGCCTGAGCCTCGAGACGGACCGAAGCGAGCTTCACGCCGATCCCCAGCGGCTGGCCCATATCGACGTCCGCCTGGTCGACGCGAACGGCGTGATCAACCCGAACCGGGACGCGGAGATCACCATCGAGGTCGAAGGTCCCGCGGTCCTGCAGGGATTCGGCTCTGCAGCCCCGTCCACGGAGGAGAGCTACCTCGGCAACTCCTCCACGTCCTTCCGGGGCCGGGCCCTGGCGATCATCCGGGCCACCGGGGAGGCGGGCCGGATCACGGTCACCGCTCGGGCTCACGGGCTCCCGGACAGCTCGCTCGAGATCGAAGCCGTCCAGGCACGAAACGGCTGA
- a CDS encoding RraA family protein, with protein MAEAASAHGYATAPEGSANIEVGPEWQRPDRSLLEEFQKHSVANTGDALGRLGMPDGGITSLWDGCRAVGSALTVLTVAGDDLAVIDALAHIRPGDFLVINGFGYTGRAVMGDILAQYFSERGAVGAIVDGAVRDRDEIRQQGFPVWSRSVTPAGPWKNGPGAVGLPVAIGGVVINAGDIVVADSDGIVAVPLRKARDVAAELSRVVEFEQRMRSQGT; from the coding sequence ATGGCAGAAGCGGCCTCCGCACATGGTTATGCGACGGCCCCGGAAGGCTCGGCGAACATCGAGGTCGGTCCGGAGTGGCAGCGTCCCGACAGGAGCCTGCTGGAGGAGTTCCAGAAGCACTCGGTCGCGAACACCGGTGACGCACTCGGGCGCCTCGGCATGCCCGACGGCGGCATCACATCGCTCTGGGACGGCTGCCGCGCCGTGGGCAGCGCGCTCACCGTCCTCACGGTCGCCGGAGACGACCTGGCCGTGATCGACGCCCTCGCACACATCCGGCCCGGTGACTTCCTCGTCATCAACGGTTTCGGATACACGGGCCGGGCTGTCATGGGCGACATCCTCGCCCAGTACTTCTCGGAGCGTGGGGCCGTGGGCGCGATCGTCGACGGTGCGGTGCGGGACCGGGACGAGATCCGGCAGCAGGGCTTCCCGGTGTGGTCGCGCTCGGTCACGCCCGCGGGGCCGTGGAAGAACGGGCCCGGGGCGGTGGGTCTGCCGGTCGCCATCGGTGGTGTCGTCATCAACGCGGGTGACATCGTCGTGGCCGACTCGGACGGCATCGTGGCCGTACCGCTGCGGAAGGCACGGGATGTCGCCGCGGAGCTGTCGCGGGTCGTGGAGTTCGAGCAGCGCATGCGGAGCCAGGGCACGTAG
- a CDS encoding FAD-dependent oxidoreductase — protein MSRLTHLTSPFQLGKLTVRNRIVSTPHTTRFPRDGYITDDYIDYYREKARGGVGLLQCFGSMTVHPSSPYQDWGTVKNWDDSSLPAFEKFAEEMHRWGAKVMAQLTHRGRRGNGAVTEQALVAPSPVPERVSRTVPRALRVDEIREIVAAYAAAARRLQRAGFDGAEISGYGRHLIDQFWSPQINQRDDEYGGSFVNRMRFGVEVIESVREAVGSDFTIGLRISGDELIPGGRGIEGAKEIVAHLDQLGCLDYFSVAGATGEPVSIGQKVIPAFDAPQGVYAHYAAEVRKATDRPVLYAGRVSDPAFANGLIADGICDLVGMTRALIADPHLPNKVAAGAVEDVKPCVAMQQGCVGRGPQGLYTGCTHNPVIGREKELRNITPARAARRVIVIGGGPGGLEAARVASSRGHQVTLLEARPFLGGRVAISSRAPMRPEWGRSIDWLVRQVHSAGAEVRTGVEADAAVVAALKPDAVVVATGSTPHIPRLPGADLPGVTTAEDVFAHPPQLTTAASCLVVDLIGNAEAGLAAHALAVAGNRVRILTPYHVIAEMEEKSTREPVYENLCRAGVEIITDQDVVEVRPGNSLTADLEQVYTRHSSSIEGLELVVFSDGARPRDGLYRELEAGPWETHLVGDAVAPRGILEAMLEATRTARRL, from the coding sequence ATGTCCCGCTTGACACACCTGACCAGTCCGTTCCAGCTCGGAAAACTCACTGTGCGCAACCGCATCGTGAGCACCCCGCACACCACGCGCTTCCCGCGCGATGGCTACATCACCGACGACTACATCGACTACTACAGGGAGAAGGCGCGCGGCGGCGTGGGCCTGCTCCAGTGCTTCGGCAGTATGACCGTGCACCCCTCCTCTCCGTACCAGGACTGGGGCACCGTCAAGAACTGGGACGACTCCTCCTTGCCGGCCTTCGAGAAGTTCGCCGAGGAGATGCACCGCTGGGGCGCGAAGGTGATGGCCCAGCTCACGCACCGCGGCCGCCGGGGCAACGGAGCGGTCACGGAGCAGGCGTTGGTGGCTCCCTCCCCCGTTCCGGAGAGAGTCAGCCGTACGGTGCCGAGGGCCCTGCGGGTCGATGAGATCAGGGAGATCGTGGCCGCGTACGCCGCTGCCGCACGCCGGCTGCAGCGGGCGGGGTTCGACGGCGCGGAGATCTCCGGATACGGCAGGCACCTCATCGACCAGTTCTGGTCGCCGCAGATCAACCAGCGTGACGACGAGTACGGTGGTTCGTTCGTCAACCGGATGCGCTTCGGCGTCGAGGTCATCGAATCCGTGCGGGAGGCCGTCGGCAGTGACTTCACCATCGGACTGCGGATCAGTGGCGACGAGCTGATTCCGGGGGGCAGAGGGATCGAGGGCGCCAAGGAGATCGTTGCCCACCTCGATCAGCTCGGCTGTCTCGACTACTTCAGCGTGGCGGGTGCGACGGGGGAACCGGTGAGCATCGGCCAGAAGGTGATCCCCGCGTTCGACGCGCCTCAGGGCGTGTACGCCCATTACGCCGCCGAAGTGAGGAAGGCGACCGATCGGCCGGTGCTCTACGCCGGCAGGGTGAGCGATCCCGCGTTCGCCAACGGCCTCATCGCCGACGGAATCTGCGACCTGGTGGGCATGACCCGAGCGCTGATCGCGGATCCGCACCTGCCGAACAAGGTCGCCGCGGGTGCCGTCGAGGACGTCAAGCCATGTGTCGCGATGCAGCAGGGGTGCGTCGGCCGGGGACCGCAGGGCCTCTACACCGGCTGCACGCACAACCCCGTCATCGGACGGGAGAAAGAGCTCAGGAACATCACACCCGCCCGGGCGGCCCGGCGCGTCATCGTCATCGGCGGCGGGCCCGGCGGACTGGAAGCCGCACGTGTGGCGAGTTCGCGGGGACACCAGGTGACCCTGCTGGAGGCCCGGCCCTTTCTCGGCGGGCGCGTGGCCATCAGCTCACGCGCGCCGATGCGCCCCGAATGGGGCCGGTCGATCGACTGGCTGGTGCGCCAGGTGCACAGTGCCGGTGCCGAGGTGCGCACAGGCGTCGAAGCCGACGCGGCAGTCGTCGCCGCACTCAAGCCCGATGCCGTCGTCGTCGCGACCGGAAGCACGCCGCACATTCCGCGGCTCCCCGGCGCTGATCTGCCGGGGGTGACAACGGCCGAGGACGTGTTCGCCCACCCACCCCAGCTCACCACGGCCGCGTCCTGCCTCGTCGTCGACCTCATCGGGAACGCCGAGGCCGGCCTGGCGGCGCACGCACTGGCCGTCGCTGGCAACCGCGTGCGCATCCTCACCCCGTATCACGTGATCGCCGAGATGGAAGAGAAGTCCACCCGGGAACCGGTGTACGAGAACCTCTGCCGGGCGGGCGTGGAGATCATCACTGATCAGGACGTGGTCGAGGTCCGACCGGGAAACTCCCTCACTGCGGACCTCGAGCAGGTCTACACGCGGCACTCCAGCAGCATCGAAGGACTGGAACTGGTCGTCTTCAGCGACGGCGCGCGGCCGCGCGACGGTCTGTACCGGGAGCTGGAGGCCGGGCCGTGGGAAACCCATCTCGTCGGAGACGCTGTGGCTCCGCGGGGCATCCTCGAAGCGATGCTGGAAGCGACCAGGACCGCGCGCCGGCTGTGA
- a CDS encoding SDR family oxidoreductase, with amino-acid sequence MSKIWFITGSSRGFGREFVRAALERGDRVAATARNTDSLQDLVAVHGEALLPLALDVTDKAAAFEAVKRAHDHFGRLDVVVNNAGYGLFGAVEELTEQQIRGQMETNFFGALWVTQAALPLLRAQNSGHIVQISSTGGVTAFPTLGGYNASKWALEGLTEALAQEVAGFGIKVTLVEPTGFATDWGGSSAAHAETLPVYDEVRAALAARFSQGTPGDPSAVGPALLEIVDADNPPLRVFFGAVPMDMVRHLYAERLKTWEEWSGIAAEAQGAAA; translated from the coding sequence ATGAGCAAGATCTGGTTCATTACCGGTTCCTCGCGCGGGTTCGGCCGCGAGTTCGTCCGGGCGGCCCTGGAGCGTGGCGACAGGGTCGCGGCCACCGCCCGCAACACCGACTCGTTGCAAGATCTGGTGGCCGTGCACGGCGAGGCACTGCTTCCGCTGGCCCTGGACGTCACGGACAAGGCCGCGGCGTTCGAGGCGGTCAAGCGGGCGCACGACCACTTCGGCCGCCTGGACGTGGTCGTCAACAACGCCGGATACGGCCTGTTCGGCGCGGTCGAGGAGCTGACGGAGCAGCAGATCCGCGGCCAGATGGAGACCAACTTCTTCGGTGCCCTGTGGGTCACCCAGGCCGCCCTGCCTCTGCTGCGGGCTCAGAACAGCGGCCACATCGTGCAGATCTCCAGCACCGGCGGTGTCACCGCCTTCCCGACCCTGGGCGGCTACAACGCCTCCAAGTGGGCCCTGGAGGGCCTGACCGAAGCCCTCGCTCAGGAGGTGGCCGGCTTCGGGATCAAGGTCACCCTCGTCGAGCCCACCGGTTTCGCCACCGACTGGGGCGGCTCCTCCGCCGCCCATGCCGAGACGCTGCCGGTCTACGACGAGGTCCGCGCGGCTCTGGCCGCGAGGTTCAGCCAGGGCACGCCCGGCGACCCCAGTGCCGTCGGCCCGGCGCTGCTGGAGATCGTGGATGCCGACAACCCCCCGCTGCGGGTCTTCTTCGGTGCCGTGCCCATGGACATGGTTCGCCATCTCTACGCCGAGCGGCTGAAGACCTGGGAGGAGTGGTCCGGGATCGCCGCCGAGGCACAGGGCGCCGCGGCCTGA
- a CDS encoding amidohydrolase family protein produces MTQGAIHALRAGHVFDGRQAAGPGMVLVEDGRIQDVDVTGAAPPEHAVVTDFGPDAWLLPGLIDAHVHLCWDATTDAVAHVSTGGTSALLDTARTAAATALRTGVTTVRDLGDRDYLTLALRDQVPPTERPEIVAAGPPITTRGGHCHFLGGEAEGTDALLAAVRERAERGCDVVKVMASGGNMTPGSNPLHQQYHPDDLRMIVDEAHRLGLTTAAHVHAAEAIGGVIDAGFDTIEHFTFLTPDGATLRHDLLDRVVEEGTFLSLTGGWVPGTPPPPPAMAARMDALIDVMTKVIASGARIVVGTDAGIEPGKPHHVFPYALAALAQVGMPALDVLRSATSEAAAALGLAGRKGVLRPGADADLLVLGSSPLADLSAVTDITAVYRAGHWLPGNPPH; encoded by the coding sequence GTGACACAGGGCGCGATCCACGCACTCAGAGCAGGGCATGTCTTCGACGGCCGCCAGGCCGCAGGGCCGGGCATGGTGCTGGTCGAGGACGGCCGGATCCAGGACGTGGACGTCACCGGAGCCGCGCCACCCGAACATGCCGTCGTGACCGACTTCGGCCCGGATGCCTGGCTGCTTCCCGGGCTGATCGACGCGCACGTCCACCTGTGCTGGGACGCGACCACGGACGCGGTGGCACATGTCTCGACCGGCGGCACCAGTGCCCTTCTGGACACCGCCCGCACCGCGGCCGCCACCGCACTGCGAACCGGCGTCACCACGGTCCGCGACCTCGGCGACCGCGACTACCTGACCCTCGCCCTGCGCGACCAGGTCCCGCCCACCGAGCGTCCCGAGATCGTCGCCGCCGGCCCACCCATCACCACCCGGGGCGGCCACTGTCACTTCCTCGGCGGCGAGGCCGAGGGAACCGACGCCCTGCTGGCGGCCGTGCGCGAACGAGCCGAACGCGGCTGCGACGTGGTGAAGGTGATGGCCAGCGGCGGAAACATGACGCCCGGCTCCAACCCTCTCCACCAGCAGTACCACCCGGACGACCTGCGGATGATCGTGGACGAGGCACACCGCCTCGGACTCACCACCGCCGCCCACGTCCACGCCGCCGAGGCGATCGGGGGCGTGATCGACGCCGGCTTCGACACCATCGAGCACTTCACCTTCCTGACCCCCGACGGCGCCACCCTGCGCCACGACCTGCTCGACCGGGTCGTCGAAGAGGGAACCTTCCTCAGCCTCACCGGGGGATGGGTACCGGGAACACCCCCGCCCCCACCGGCCATGGCCGCCCGCATGGACGCCCTGATCGACGTCATGACGAAGGTGATCGCCTCCGGCGCACGGATCGTCGTCGGCACCGACGCGGGCATCGAGCCGGGCAAGCCGCACCACGTCTTCCCCTACGCCCTCGCCGCGCTCGCACAGGTGGGCATGCCCGCCCTCGACGTACTGCGCTCCGCCACGTCCGAGGCCGCCGCGGCCCTCGGCCTGGCCGGCCGCAAGGGCGTCCTGCGGCCCGGCGCGGACGCCGACCTCCTTGTCCTGGGCAGCTCACCCCTCGCCGACCTCTCCGCCGTCACCGACATCACGGCGGTGTACCGGGCCGGCCACTGGTTGCCCGGGAACCCGCCGCACTGA
- a CDS encoding helix-turn-helix transcriptional regulator, which produces MSTRAATTTQAAPGLDRRTELSKFLRSRRARLKPEDVGLPSHGRRRVPGLRREELAQLAGVSFAYYVRLEQGYSDGVSAEVLHAVARVLRLSGPERAHLMRLAQPERQQTAHPAPRQRLRPAVEHLLNALGVPAIVAGRRMDILGGNQLAATVFGNWTPLPPEERSLPRLFFLSPTARERFADPARTAPAVVGILRLHIGKHPDDPHLASLVGELTAKSEEFRRLWERHDVGCGNHDTIRMRHPLVGEYDLVPQPMTLDGDDDQRLLTYHAEPGSRSEEALQMLACWETQPVH; this is translated from the coding sequence ATGTCCACGCGTGCAGCCACCACGACACAAGCGGCGCCCGGACTCGACCGGCGCACCGAACTGAGCAAGTTCCTGCGTTCCCGCAGGGCCCGGCTCAAGCCCGAGGACGTGGGACTGCCCTCCCACGGACGGCGCCGGGTCCCCGGACTGCGCCGGGAGGAACTGGCACAGCTGGCCGGCGTGTCGTTCGCGTACTACGTACGACTGGAACAGGGATACAGCGACGGCGTGTCGGCCGAGGTACTGCACGCCGTCGCCCGCGTGCTGCGCCTGAGCGGACCCGAGCGCGCCCATCTGATGCGGCTGGCCCAGCCCGAGCGACAGCAGACGGCCCACCCCGCACCCCGGCAGCGACTGCGCCCCGCCGTCGAACACCTCCTCAACGCCCTCGGCGTCCCCGCCATCGTCGCCGGCCGCCGCATGGACATCCTGGGAGGCAACCAGCTCGCCGCCACCGTCTTCGGGAACTGGACCCCACTGCCACCCGAGGAACGCAGCCTGCCCCGGCTGTTCTTCCTCTCACCCACGGCACGCGAACGCTTCGCCGATCCAGCCCGCACAGCACCGGCCGTCGTCGGCATCCTGCGCCTGCACATCGGCAAACACCCCGACGACCCCCACCTCGCCTCGCTCGTCGGGGAACTGACCGCCAAGAGCGAGGAGTTCCGACGACTGTGGGAACGCCACGACGTGGGCTGCGGAAACCACGACACCATACGGATGCGCCACCCACTGGTGGGAGAGTACGACCTCGTCCCCCAGCCCATGACACTCGACGGCGACGACGACCAGCGACTGCTCACCTACCACGCCGAGCCCGGCTCCCGGTCGGAGGAAGCCCTGCAGATGCTGGCCTGCTGGGAAACACAACCGGTGCACTGA